A single region of the Ziziphus jujuba cultivar Dongzao chromosome 10, ASM3175591v1 genome encodes:
- the LOC107412075 gene encoding cyclin-L1-1 isoform X3, whose amino-acid sequence MSRNRYLLQKVAVSCVWLASKLEECPRKARQVIIVFHRMECRRDNLPIDYLDPYSKKYSDLKMELSRTERHILKEMGFICHVEHPHKFISNYLATLEIPPELRQLRQEAWNLANDSLRTTLCVRFRSEVVACGVVYAAARRFQVPLPENPPWWKAFNADKSGIDEVCRVLAHLYSLPEAQYIPVCKDGDSFTFSNKSWDSRSQPVQEVSQCSPQANDDASVSKAPPVAVNLESDGSKGSFIKVSINKLKESKKSDDESKSIPVEGDLKEEPVQKSKSDHRSEIGGERNKERESEREREREGNSIKARDCDRGRGSDRERKRKQSEMDRDKIKEQGHRSRDRKKDLGNSEKSRHHSSRDRDYRSYSSWEKDRHRHHSYA is encoded by the exons ATTTGTTGCAGAAAGTTGCTGTTAGTTGCGTGTGGCTTGCCTCAAAACTGGAGGAATGCCCTAGGAAAGCTAGACAGGTGATAATTGTTTTCCACAGAATGGAATGCAGGAGGGACAACTTGCCCATTGACTATTTGGACCCCTATTCAAAG AAATATTCAGACTTAAAGATGGAGTTGAGTAGAACAGAAAGACATATATTGAAAGAGATGGGTTTTATTTGTCATGTGGAACATCCCCATAAATTCATATCAAATTACCTTGCCACTCTTGAAATCCCTCCAGAGTTGAGGCAACTCAGGCAAGAAGCATGGAATCTAGCAAATGATAG TTTGCGTACAACGTTGTGTGTTCGATTCAGGAGTGAGGTTGTGGCTTGTGGGGTTGTATATGCTGCTGCTCGCAGGTTTCAGGTACCTCTTCCTGAAAACCCACCATGGTGGAAAGCATTTAATGCAGATAAATCAGGCATTGATGAAGTTTGTCGGGTTTTGGCTCACCTGTACAGCCTTCCTGAGGCACAATATATACCAGTTTGCAAGGATGGGGATTCATTTACATTTTCTAACAAGTCATGGGATTCACGGTCGCAGCCAGTCCAG GAAGTGTCACAGTGTAGCCCACAAGCTAATGATGATGCCTCTGTTTCCAAGGCACCTCCTGTTGCAGTTAATCTTGAATCTGATGGATCCAAGGGTTCATTTATCAAGGTATCTATAAACAAGCTGAAGGAGTCTAAGAAAAGTGACGATGAATCTAAGAGTATTCCTGTTGAGGGAGACTTAAAAGAAGAGCCCGTGCAGAAATCCAAGTCTGATCATAGATCAGAAATCGGTGGGGAAAGGAACAAGGAAAGGGAAAGCGAAAGGGAAAGAGAGCGGGAGGGAAATAGTATAAAGGCTCGGGATTGTGATAGGGGCAGGGGTTCTGATCGGGAAAGAAAACGAAAGCAATCTGAGATGGACAGAGATAAAATAAAGGAGCAAGGGCATCGTTCTAGGGATAGAAAAAAGGATTTAG GAAATTCAGAGAAATCAAGACATCATTCATCACGAG ATCGTGACTACCGTAGCTATTCTTCATGGGAGAAGGATCGCCATAGACATCATTCATACGCTTGA